From a single Rhizobium lusitanum genomic region:
- a CDS encoding alpha/beta fold hydrolase, with translation MDSILYSTPDNPVPENRIEGFFESFDGRKLRYVVFRSEQAVAKGTVVLLQGRNEFIEKYLETVRDLTAKGLWVATFDLRSQGGSERLLQDPRRGHVRRFSDYERDLTAFLDKIVLPDTRLPFYLLAHSTGALIALSAAPRLAIRIERMVLLAPFVGLMGQGASPGIVRALSNAASAIGLGRMQFTKRNRERPFPDNLLTGDERRYRRNTAIATTYPQLVLGPPTARWLSESFRAIDRVTRPEHLFSIAIPTILIAPTRDGIVPYADQERLARYFRAAQLVPIHGAKHELLQERDIYRNATLAAINAFIPGSDAEAKAETMEVES, from the coding sequence ATGGATTCGATCCTCTATTCCACGCCAGACAATCCTGTGCCGGAAAACCGCATCGAGGGCTTTTTCGAGAGTTTCGACGGGCGCAAGCTGCGCTATGTCGTCTTCCGCAGCGAGCAGGCGGTTGCCAAGGGAACCGTGGTGCTCTTGCAGGGCCGCAATGAGTTCATCGAGAAATATCTGGAGACAGTCCGCGATTTGACCGCCAAGGGCCTATGGGTCGCGACCTTCGATCTGCGCAGCCAGGGTGGATCCGAACGGCTGCTGCAGGATCCGAGGCGCGGGCATGTCCGCCGTTTTTCCGATTACGAGCGAGACCTGACCGCCTTCCTCGACAAGATCGTGCTGCCGGACACACGCCTGCCATTCTACCTGCTGGCCCATTCGACCGGCGCGCTGATCGCGCTGTCAGCAGCGCCTCGGCTCGCGATCCGGATCGAGCGCATGGTGCTGCTCGCGCCCTTCGTCGGCCTTATGGGCCAGGGTGCCTCGCCCGGCATCGTGCGCGCACTATCGAACGCCGCAAGCGCAATTGGTCTTGGCCGGATGCAGTTCACGAAGAGAAACAGGGAAAGACCTTTCCCTGACAATCTTCTCACCGGCGACGAACGACGTTACCGACGCAATACAGCGATCGCCACCACCTATCCGCAGCTCGTTCTCGGCCCACCGACGGCGCGTTGGCTGTCGGAATCGTTCCGCGCCATCGATCGCGTCACCAGGCCCGAACATCTGTTCTCGATTGCCATTCCGACCATACTGATCGCGCCGACCCGCGACGGCATCGTGCCCTATGCCGATCAGGAGCGGCTGGCGCGCTATTTCCGCGCGGCACAGCTCGTCCCCATTCACGGGGCCAAGCACGAACTCCTGCAGGAGCGGGATATTTATCGGAACGCGACGCTCGCCGCCATCAACGCCTTCATTCCCGGCAGCGACGCCGAGGCGAAGGCGGAGACAATGGAAGTCGAAAGCTAA
- the hisN gene encoding histidinol-phosphatase encodes MLPDRSFFYRLAEAAKAETLPRFRAGVDVVNKEAQGFDPVTEGDRAAEAAIRTLIGAEFPDHGILGEEHGNIGLDREHVWVIDPIDGTRAFISGVPVWGTLIGLQKNGRAIMGMIDQPFTGERYFADGNGSSYSGPDGEKRLQVRDCGSLSKAILFTTSPHLFVGEEMVKYREIESQVRLFRYGTDCYAYALLAAGHVDLVIENSLKPYDVGGIIPVIEQAGGIITTWDGGRPEMGGSIIAAGSRAVYDQARAILSR; translated from the coding sequence ATGCTTCCTGATCGCTCGTTCTTCTATCGTCTGGCCGAAGCGGCCAAGGCCGAAACTCTGCCGCGCTTTCGTGCCGGCGTCGATGTGGTCAACAAGGAAGCTCAGGGGTTTGACCCAGTCACCGAAGGCGACCGGGCCGCGGAGGCGGCGATTCGGACGCTGATCGGGGCGGAGTTTCCCGATCACGGCATTCTGGGCGAGGAGCACGGAAATATCGGCCTCGACCGCGAGCATGTCTGGGTGATCGACCCGATCGACGGTACGCGTGCGTTTATCTCCGGCGTGCCTGTGTGGGGAACGCTGATCGGTCTGCAGAAAAACGGCCGTGCCATCATGGGCATGATCGACCAGCCGTTTACCGGCGAGCGTTATTTCGCCGACGGCAATGGTTCGAGCTATTCCGGCCCGGATGGCGAAAAGCGGCTGCAGGTGCGCGATTGCGGCAGCCTGTCAAAGGCTATTCTTTTCACCACCTCGCCGCATCTCTTCGTCGGCGAGGAGATGGTGAAGTATCGTGAGATCGAGAGCCAGGTACGGCTCTTCCGCTATGGTACGGATTGCTATGCCTATGCGCTGCTTGCCGCCGGCCATGTCGATCTCGTCATCGAAAATTCGCTGAAGCCCTATGATGTCGGCGGTATCATTCCCGTCATCGAGCAAGCGGGTGGCATCATCACCACTTGGGATGGCGGCCGGCCGGAAATGGGCGGCTCCATCATCGCCGCTGGCAGCCGGGCGGTCTATGATCAGGCGCGGGCCATCCTGTCGCGCTGA